The following coding sequences lie in one Buchnera aphidicola (Macrosiphum euphorbiae) genomic window:
- the grpE gene encoding nucleotide exchange factor GrpE, translated as MENKEKKLHEENVCQNNNTIKEKKDNSIDTLTLQNQKIEDLKLEIIQNQKKISDIELRKLANIENIKKNTEDKIKKIKKTETETFLKKIIPIIDSLEDILILSDKLNIKDEPLIKGIELTLQSLLNILHKLGVKVEGQKNELFNPDIHTLMSEELSENTLPNHIISTNKKGFTFNKVLLRKAIVTIAKN; from the coding sequence AATGTTTGTCAAAATAATAATACTATAAAAGAAAAAAAAGATAATTCAATTGATACACTTACTCTGCAAAACCAAAAAATAGAAGATTTAAAATTAGAAATAATTCAAAATCAAAAAAAAATTAGTGATATTGAATTACGAAAATTAGCAAATATAGAAAATATAAAAAAAAACACTGAAGACAAAATAAAAAAAATAAAAAAAACAGAAACTGAAACATTTTTAAAAAAAATAATTCCTATAATAGATTCTTTAGAAGATATTTTAATATTATCTGATAAATTAAATATAAAAGACGAGCCTTTAATAAAAGGTATCGAACTTACATTGCAATCTTTATTAAATATATTGCATAAATTAGGAGTAAAAGTCGAAGGTCAAAAAAATGAACTTTTTAATCCTGATATTCATACATTAATGTCGGAAGAATTATCTGAAAATACACTTCCTAATCATATCATTTCTACTAATAAAAAGGGATTTACCTTCAATAAGGTATTATTAAGAAAAGCAATAGTAACAATTGCTAAAAATTAA